The Paenibacillus sp. RUD330 genome has a segment encoding these proteins:
- a CDS encoding TetR/AcrR family transcriptional regulator: MSTVDRRILKSKEAIKNAFIQLLSEKSFDEITMQDLSDRANVGRRTIYHHYVDKYDLLDQLIEEHIGELRKLCAVGSDLSFAEGNSLWFDYFERHYSFFSAMLSSKGAPFFRSRFHDFVIEELESEADAAAGRNAGLSKEVVLQFFGAAVVGIVESYFKEEIPGSSQSIAEQVGLLLDRNL, from the coding sequence GTGTCGACCGTGGACAGAAGAATACTAAAGTCTAAAGAGGCCATCAAGAATGCTTTCATTCAGCTTCTTTCCGAGAAAAGCTTCGATGAGATCACCATGCAAGATCTTTCTGACCGGGCCAACGTCGGCCGCAGAACGATCTATCATCATTATGTGGACAAATACGACTTGCTGGACCAGTTGATTGAAGAGCATATCGGCGAGCTGAGAAAGCTGTGCGCAGTCGGGTCCGATCTTTCATTTGCAGAAGGAAATTCACTTTGGTTCGATTATTTTGAACGGCACTATTCCTTCTTTTCCGCGATGCTGTCGAGCAAGGGAGCTCCTTTTTTTCGGAGCCGCTTCCATGATTTCGTCATCGAGGAACTGGAAAGCGAAGCGGATGCTGCGGCAGGGAGAAATGCCGGTCTGAGCAAAGAGGTGGTTCTGCAGTTTTTTGGTGCGGCTGTAGTCGGAATTGTGGAGTCATATTTCAAAGAAGAAATACCCGGTTCATCTCAAAGCATTGCCGAACAAGTAGGCCTGCTCTTGGACAGGAACCTATAG
- a CDS encoding YdcF family protein produces MKAAEAGTNKPKPTKKTGAAKKPAARRKKNRHGGLLGRLVRACLLVGALGVFAAGYLFWQITHYSPPNPVPQRQAGIVLGAALWNDAPSPGLKERLDQALKLYQAGRVEKLIVSGGLDRNGSKLTEAQGMRVYLVSRGVPKEAVILENRATSTYENLVFSREAGEAAGIKSYLIITHEYHASRALDMARFLGFPDPVVSSVKSKVLNAAANETRETLAYGKWQLDKLLMLVGLKPV; encoded by the coding sequence ATGAAGGCGGCAGAGGCGGGTACGAACAAGCCGAAGCCGACAAAAAAGACCGGGGCGGCGAAGAAGCCTGCCGCCCGGCGCAAAAAAAACCGACATGGCGGCCTGCTGGGCCGCCTTGTGCGCGCTTGCCTGCTTGTCGGGGCTCTCGGTGTATTTGCGGCGGGGTACCTGTTCTGGCAGATCACGCATTATTCTCCACCCAATCCGGTGCCGCAGCGGCAGGCCGGAATCGTGCTCGGAGCCGCTCTCTGGAACGATGCGCCGAGCCCTGGACTGAAGGAAAGGCTGGATCAGGCGCTGAAGCTGTACCAAGCCGGGAGAGTGGAGAAGCTGATCGTCTCCGGAGGGCTGGATCGCAACGGTTCCAAGCTGACGGAAGCACAGGGGATGAGGGTCTACCTCGTTTCGCGCGGCGTGCCCAAGGAAGCCGTCATTCTCGAGAACCGGGCGACAAGCACCTACGAGAACCTGGTGTTCAGCCGGGAAGCCGGCGAGGCCGCCGGCATCAAGTCCTATCTCATCATTACGCATGAGTATCATGCCTCCAGGGCGCTCGACATGGCGCGCTTCCTCGGATTTCCCGATCCGGTCGTGAGCTCCGTCAAATCCAAAGTGCTCAACGCGGCAGCCAACGAGACCCGGGAGACGCTCGCTTACGGCAAGTGGCAGCTGGACAAGCTGCTCATGCTGGTCGGTCTCAAGCCGGTATGA
- the glnA gene encoding type I glutamate--ammonia ligase, translated as MSYNKEDIKRIAKEQNVRFIRLQFTDLLGTIKNVEIPVSQLEKALDNKMMFDGSSIEGYVRIEESDMYLYPDLSTWVVFPWVTQDRVARLICDIYMPDGTPFAGDPRGILKRVLKEAEEMGFSAMNVGPEPEFFLFKTNEKGEPTTELNDQGGYFDLAPMDLGENCRREIVLTLEEMDFEIEASHHEVAPGQHEIDFKYADAIKAADQIQTFKLVVKTVARQHGLHATFMPKPLFGVNGSGMHCHQSLFRGGENAFYDEDDQLGLSPTARYYMAGLLRHARAMTAITNPTVNSYKRLVPGYEAPSYVAWSASNRSPMIRIPASRGLSTRVEVRNPDPAANPYLALAVMLKAGLDGIKNKLPLPAPIDRNIYVMTDEERLEDGIPSLPEDLREALNELLRSEIITEALGDHALAHFYELKEIEWDMYKTQVHEWERDQYLTLY; from the coding sequence GTGAGTTACAACAAAGAAGATATCAAGCGCATCGCCAAGGAACAGAACGTCAGGTTCATCCGTCTCCAATTCACGGATCTGCTGGGCACGATCAAGAACGTCGAGATCCCGGTCAGCCAGCTCGAGAAAGCCCTCGACAACAAAATGATGTTCGACGGCTCCTCGATCGAAGGTTATGTCCGCATCGAGGAATCCGATATGTACCTGTATCCCGACCTCAGCACATGGGTCGTATTCCCGTGGGTTACGCAGGACCGCGTCGCCCGCCTGATCTGCGACATCTACATGCCGGACGGCACGCCGTTCGCCGGCGATCCGCGCGGCATCCTGAAGCGCGTGCTCAAGGAAGCCGAGGAGATGGGCTTCTCCGCGATGAACGTCGGCCCCGAGCCTGAGTTCTTCCTGTTCAAGACGAACGAGAAGGGCGAGCCGACGACCGAGCTCAACGACCAGGGCGGTTATTTCGATCTGGCGCCGATGGACCTTGGCGAGAACTGCCGCCGCGAAATCGTGCTGACGCTCGAGGAGATGGACTTCGAGATCGAGGCTTCCCATCACGAGGTCGCTCCCGGGCAGCATGAGATCGACTTCAAATACGCGGACGCCATTAAAGCGGCCGATCAGATCCAGACCTTCAAGCTCGTCGTCAAGACTGTCGCGCGCCAGCACGGCCTGCACGCGACCTTCATGCCGAAGCCGCTGTTCGGAGTCAATGGTTCCGGCATGCACTGCCATCAATCGCTGTTCCGCGGCGGAGAGAACGCCTTCTATGACGAGGACGACCAGCTCGGACTCAGCCCGACAGCGCGTTATTACATGGCCGGCCTTCTGCGCCATGCCCGCGCGATGACCGCCATCACCAATCCGACCGTCAACAGCTACAAGCGTCTGGTGCCGGGCTACGAGGCGCCTAGCTACGTCGCCTGGTCGGCGAGCAACCGCAGCCCGATGATCCGCATTCCGGCTTCCCGCGGCCTCAGCACCCGGGTCGAAGTGCGGAATCCGGATCCGGCCGCGAATCCGTACCTGGCTCTGGCCGTCATGCTGAAGGCCGGCCTGGACGGCATCAAGAACAAGCTGCCGCTTCCGGCTCCGATCGACCGCAACATCTACGTCATGACAGACGAAGAGCGGCTGGAGGACGGCATTCCGAGCTTGCCGGAGGATCTTCGCGAAGCTCTGAACGAGCTGCTGCGCAGCGAGATCATTACAGAAGCTCTCGGCGACCACGCCTTGGCGCATTTCTACGAGCTCAAGGAAATCGAATGGGACATGTACAAAACGCAAGTGCATGAGTGGGAACGCGATCAGTACCTGACTCTGTACTAA
- a CDS encoding cupin domain-containing protein: protein MTAKYEEIRHGVIFPAGEKNEAYANYFIGQSYLKTLVADPKVNVGVGNVTFEPGCRNNWHIHRDGFQLLLVTGGEGWYQEEGKPAQRLKAGDVVVTHDGVKHWHGAAKDSWFEHLAITAGKPEWLEPVSDEAYEKASRQRP, encoded by the coding sequence ATGACGGCAAAATACGAAGAAATAAGACATGGAGTCATCTTTCCCGCCGGAGAGAAAAATGAAGCCTATGCAAACTATTTCATAGGCCAAAGCTATCTCAAAACCTTGGTTGCCGATCCTAAAGTGAATGTCGGCGTAGGCAACGTCACCTTTGAACCCGGATGCCGGAACAACTGGCATATCCACCGCGATGGATTTCAGCTTCTGCTCGTTACGGGGGGCGAAGGCTGGTACCAGGAAGAAGGGAAGCCCGCTCAACGGCTGAAAGCCGGCGATGTCGTCGTTACTCATGATGGCGTAAAACATTGGCACGGCGCTGCCAAAGACAGCTGGTTCGAGCACCTTGCCATTACGGCCGGCAAGCCGGAATGGCTGGAGCCCGTATCGGATGAAGCTTACGAAAAGGCATCCCGGCAGAGGCCATAG
- a CDS encoding methionine gamma-lyase family protein — protein sequence MKLAQAAEAKVQSRFAELDLVAERNQWKVIEAFQKHKVSDFHFNGSTGYGYNDRGREVLDLVYADVFRSEAALVRPHFASGTHTISTALFGLLRPGDELLYMTGRPYDTLHKVIGKPGDGTGSLQDWGILYKEAALAPDGGVDWEAVETLITERTRVIGIQRSRGYDWRASFTVAQIGEMVRRVKSIKPDVLVFVDNCYGEFTELSEPTEIGADLIAGSLIKNPGGGLAATGGYIAGKADAVQAAAYRLTAPGIGSEVGAMLDTLRGIYQGLFLAPHLVGQALKGSVLSAAMFEELGFETSPAWNDPRTDLIQAIRFGSPDALTAFVQGIQAAAAVDSHVVPEAWDMPGYEHPVIMAAGAFIQGGSLELSADAPIREPYIAYMQGGLTYSHVKYALLQSLQRLEQQGIIVS from the coding sequence ATGAAGCTTGCGCAGGCGGCAGAGGCGAAGGTTCAATCCCGGTTCGCGGAATTGGATCTCGTCGCCGAGCGCAATCAGTGGAAAGTCATCGAAGCGTTTCAGAAGCATAAGGTCAGCGATTTTCATTTCAACGGATCTACCGGATACGGCTACAACGATCGGGGGCGCGAGGTGCTCGATCTCGTCTATGCCGACGTCTTCCGGTCCGAGGCCGCTCTCGTGCGGCCTCATTTTGCGTCCGGGACGCATACGATCAGCACGGCGCTGTTCGGACTGCTCCGTCCCGGGGACGAGCTGCTGTACATGACGGGGCGCCCTTACGACACCCTGCACAAGGTCATCGGCAAGCCCGGAGACGGCACTGGCTCCCTCCAGGATTGGGGAATCCTCTATAAGGAGGCGGCGCTGGCGCCGGATGGCGGCGTCGATTGGGAAGCGGTCGAGACGCTCATCACGGAGCGGACCCGCGTCATCGGCATACAGCGCTCGAGGGGCTACGACTGGAGAGCTTCGTTCACCGTCGCTCAGATCGGAGAGATGGTCCGCCGAGTAAAATCCATCAAGCCGGATGTGCTCGTGTTCGTCGACAATTGCTACGGCGAGTTCACGGAATTGTCGGAACCGACCGAGATCGGAGCCGATCTCATCGCAGGATCGCTCATCAAGAATCCCGGCGGCGGACTTGCCGCGACAGGCGGATACATAGCGGGCAAGGCCGATGCCGTCCAGGCGGCCGCCTACCGGCTTACGGCGCCAGGCATCGGCTCCGAGGTCGGAGCGATGCTGGATACGCTGCGCGGCATTTATCAAGGACTGTTTCTGGCGCCGCATCTCGTCGGACAGGCATTGAAGGGCAGCGTGCTGTCGGCGGCGATGTTCGAGGAGCTCGGGTTCGAAACGTCCCCGGCCTGGAACGATCCGCGCACGGACCTGATTCAGGCGATCCGATTCGGCTCGCCCGACGCTCTCACGGCTTTCGTGCAAGGCATTCAGGCGGCGGCGGCTGTCGACTCGCATGTCGTGCCGGAGGCATGGGACATGCCGGGGTACGAGCATCCGGTCATCATGGCGGCCGGAGCGTTCATCCAGGGAGGCAGCCTGGAGCTGTCTGCCGACGCGCCCATCCGCGAGCCCTATATCGCTTATATGCAGGGTGGATTGACCTATTCCCATGTCAAGTACGCTTTGCTGCAGTCGCTTCAAAGACTGGAGCAGCAGGGTATTATTGTTAGTTAA
- the cyoD gene encoding cytochrome o ubiquinol oxidase subunit IV — protein sequence MSQHSDSHGHGHGHHEEHNHGSLKSYTIGFIISIVLTVIPMLVVFNGLMSRTGTLLVILVTAILQLLVQLFFFMHINEGEKPRYNVMALVLGFVIVITIVAGSVWIMSFNSVVQ from the coding sequence ATGAGCCAGCATTCCGATTCCCACGGCCATGGACATGGCCATCACGAAGAGCATAATCACGGGTCGCTCAAGTCCTATACGATCGGATTCATCATCTCGATCGTTCTGACTGTCATCCCGATGCTCGTCGTATTCAACGGCCTGATGTCCCGGACGGGGACACTGCTCGTCATCCTCGTCACAGCGATCCTGCAGCTTCTCGTCCAGCTTTTCTTCTTCATGCATATCAACGAAGGCGAGAAGCCTCGGTACAACGTCATGGCGCTGGTCCTCGGCTTCGTCATCGTCATCACGATCGTTGCCGGCTCCGTATGGATCATGTCTTTCAACTCGGTCGTCCAATAA
- a CDS encoding MerR family transcriptional regulator yields MADDIRRNMALFPIGIVMKLTDLTARQIRYYEQHELIVPARTSGNQRLFSFNDAERLLEIKSLIEKGVNIAGIKQVMNPVSKESEDATIMTEISEVKRRELSDSQLRLLLKQQLQEKRPGKASLIQGQLSRFFPNKR; encoded by the coding sequence ATGGCTGACGATATACGCCGCAATATGGCTTTGTTTCCGATCGGAATCGTGATGAAGCTCACGGACCTGACCGCACGCCAAATCCGCTATTACGAGCAGCATGAATTGATTGTCCCGGCGCGCACCTCGGGCAACCAAAGGCTGTTTTCCTTTAACGACGCGGAAAGGCTGCTGGAGATCAAATCCCTTATCGAGAAGGGAGTCAACATCGCCGGAATCAAGCAGGTGATGAACCCGGTCTCCAAGGAATCCGAGGATGCGACCATCATGACGGAGATATCCGAAGTGAAGCGCCGAGAGCTCAGCGATTCCCAGCTCCGCCTGCTCCTGAAGCAGCAGCTGCAAGAGAAGCGCCCCGGCAAGGCTTCGCTTATCCAAGGCCAGCTGAGCCGCTTTTTCCCGAACAAACGCTAA
- a CDS encoding GNAT family N-acetyltransferase yields the protein MRMTVDDLNGPEIQALIGEHLQAMAGNSPPESMHALDLSGLKKPEITFWSVWEGDELLGCGALKELDDSHGELKSMRTASRHLRKGVARKLLEHIIAEAKRRGYGRISLETGSMAAFIPARDLYASFGFMECGPFAEYVEDPNSVFMTKPL from the coding sequence ATGCGCATGACTGTGGACGACTTGAACGGACCTGAAATCCAGGCCTTGATCGGGGAACATCTCCAGGCGATGGCCGGCAATTCTCCGCCTGAAAGCATGCATGCCTTGGATCTCAGCGGTTTGAAAAAGCCGGAAATTACGTTCTGGAGCGTATGGGAAGGGGATGAGCTGCTCGGCTGCGGCGCTCTCAAGGAGCTGGACGACAGTCATGGCGAGCTCAAGTCCATGAGGACGGCTTCGAGGCATCTGAGGAAAGGGGTTGCGCGAAAGCTTCTTGAGCATATCATCGCGGAAGCGAAACGAAGGGGCTACGGGCGGATCAGCTTGGAGACGGGCTCCATGGCGGCTTTCATTCCAGCCCGGGATTTGTATGCCAGCTTTGGCTTCATGGAATGCGGACCGTTCGCCGAGTATGTGGAGGACCCGAACAGCGTATTCATGACAAAACCGTTATAA
- the cyoC gene encoding cytochrome o ubiquinol oxidase subunit III: MQQHIVSPEVHEHHTQEQESLKTAGFWLFLVSDTLLFGTLFATYVVLVGHTNGGPSGKELFEIPGFVASTFLLLTSSFTSGLAVLQMQAKKLSGMIFWLIMTLLLGAAFLYLEVTEFVNLVHEGANIGTSAFLSAFFTLVGTHGIHVTVGIFWCIGLIFQLRKHGITTVTKRKISNFSLYWHFLDVIWIFLFSVVYLMGVM; encoded by the coding sequence ATGCAGCAGCATATCGTCTCTCCTGAGGTCCACGAGCATCATACCCAGGAACAGGAGTCGCTCAAGACAGCGGGCTTCTGGCTGTTCCTGGTATCCGATACTCTGCTGTTCGGCACCTTGTTCGCGACTTATGTCGTCCTGGTCGGCCATACGAACGGCGGACCTTCGGGCAAGGAGCTCTTCGAGATTCCGGGATTCGTCGCCTCGACGTTCCTCCTGCTGACGTCCAGCTTCACGAGCGGCCTGGCCGTTCTCCAGATGCAGGCCAAAAAGCTGAGCGGCATGATTTTCTGGCTGATCATGACGCTCCTGCTCGGAGCGGCGTTCCTTTACCTCGAGGTCACGGAGTTCGTGAACCTCGTCCATGAAGGAGCGAACATCGGCACGAGCGCGTTCCTGTCGGCCTTCTTCACCCTGGTCGGCACCCACGGAATCCACGTCACCGTCGGCATCTTCTGGTGCATCGGCCTGATCTTCCAGCTGCGCAAGCACGGAATCACAACGGTAACCAAGCGCAAGATCTCGAATTTCAGCCTGTACTGGCATTTTCTCGACGTGATCTGGATCTTCCTGTTCTCCGTCGTTTACCTCATGGGGGTGATGTAG
- the hflX gene encoding GTPase HflX, protein MDTTTYRTDHGMPDRAVLVSLVTQEAKRGPSDPEHSLEELANLADTAGVEVLATVIQNKEAPDPKWLVGKGKVEEIRAVKEELGATTIIFDQELSGAQVRNLEESLDAKIIDRTQLILDIFAGRAKTREGIIQVELAQLSYLLPRLSGHGKNLSRLGGGIGTRGPGESKLETDRRHIRGRISDLKAHLRELTRTRELHRERRRKTGVTQVALVGYTNAGKSTLMNELTLADVLVENRLFATLDPTSRVLALPSGNEVVLTDTVGFIQNLPHDLVAAFRATLEEVAEADLILHVVDSSSPMRREQMRVVEELLQQLGASDKPLLLVYNKKDLVGGALRSLLPSSGPRQLLISAYDAEDRSRLLQAIQDELSGETRSFALPADRGDLIALAYRCGEVLEREADGDVLWLTVELNRADYEVNGHKLEPYRQSRTSAGITTQQGD, encoded by the coding sequence TTGGATACGACTACCTATAGAACGGATCACGGCATGCCCGACAGGGCCGTTCTCGTCAGCCTGGTCACCCAGGAGGCGAAGCGCGGCCCTTCGGATCCGGAGCATTCGCTCGAAGAGCTCGCCAACCTGGCCGATACGGCCGGCGTCGAGGTGCTCGCCACCGTCATACAGAACAAGGAAGCGCCGGATCCCAAATGGCTCGTCGGCAAAGGCAAGGTCGAGGAGATCCGCGCCGTCAAGGAGGAGCTCGGCGCGACGACGATCATTTTCGACCAGGAGCTGTCGGGAGCGCAGGTGCGCAATCTCGAGGAATCGCTCGATGCCAAGATCATCGATCGGACCCAGCTTATTCTCGATATATTCGCCGGAAGGGCGAAAACCCGGGAAGGCATCATCCAGGTCGAGCTCGCCCAGCTGAGCTACCTGCTGCCGCGCCTGTCGGGACACGGCAAGAATCTGTCCCGCCTCGGCGGCGGAATCGGCACGCGCGGGCCGGGAGAGAGCAAGCTGGAGACCGACCGGAGGCATATCCGGGGACGCATCTCCGATCTCAAGGCCCATCTGCGGGAGCTGACGCGCACCCGCGAGCTTCACCGGGAGCGACGGCGCAAGACGGGCGTGACCCAAGTCGCGCTTGTCGGATATACGAACGCAGGCAAGTCGACGCTGATGAATGAGCTCACGCTCGCCGACGTGCTGGTCGAGAACCGGCTGTTCGCGACGCTGGACCCGACCTCCCGGGTTCTGGCGCTGCCAAGCGGCAATGAAGTCGTGCTCACGGATACGGTCGGCTTCATCCAGAACCTGCCCCATGATCTCGTGGCCGCCTTCCGCGCCACCTTGGAGGAAGTCGCGGAGGCGGACCTGATCCTGCATGTCGTGGACAGCTCGTCTCCGATGCGGCGCGAGCAGATGCGCGTCGTCGAGGAGCTGCTCCAGCAGCTCGGGGCATCGGACAAGCCGCTCCTGCTCGTGTATAATAAGAAGGATCTGGTCGGAGGAGCGCTCAGAAGCCTGCTTCCGTCCAGCGGTCCTCGGCAGCTGCTCATCAGCGCCTACGACGCAGAAGACCGGAGCCGCCTGCTGCAGGCGATCCAGGACGAGCTTTCGGGGGAGACCCGGTCGTTTGCCCTGCCGGCCGACCGCGGGGACCTGATCGCGCTTGCCTACCGTTGCGGCGAGGTACTGGAGCGGGAAGCGGACGGCGACGTCCTATGGCTGACGGTGGAGCTCAACCGCGCGGATTACGAAGTGAACGGACATAAGCTGGAGCCATACCGCCAGTCGCGGACCAGCGCCGGAATTACGACACAGCAAGGAGACTGA
- a CDS encoding SDR family NAD(P)-dependent oxidoreductase — translation MSKQKVWFITGAGRGMGVDIAKAALAAGHKVIASGRDTERVKQAIGDDGNLLVVRLDVTSLEEANSAVQAAVERFGTIDVLVNNAASFYAGFFEELAPTQIQKQLDTNLIGPMNVTRAVLPVMRKARSGHIISISSLAGIVGQDFCVAYSASKFGLEGWMESLQLDVAPFGIHTTIVEPGFFRTELLEPESTIWAELSIDDYASRTAATRSGWEAMNGKQSGDPSKLAHALLTIAGEKQPPLRWIAGADAVAAIEQKVNELQKQIDAYRGLSTSLSYEQGNENHLNRGDIDTNDGKIRRNKTWSHLSRRREK, via the coding sequence ATGTCGAAACAAAAAGTATGGTTTATTACAGGTGCAGGACGCGGTATGGGGGTTGATATTGCAAAGGCAGCCTTGGCAGCGGGACATAAAGTCATCGCTTCCGGACGCGATACAGAAAGAGTCAAGCAAGCAATCGGAGATGACGGCAATCTGCTCGTTGTCAGATTGGATGTTACCAGCCTTGAGGAAGCCAACTCAGCCGTCCAGGCAGCCGTTGAGCGTTTTGGCACGATCGATGTCCTCGTCAATAATGCGGCCAGCTTTTATGCAGGCTTCTTTGAAGAGCTGGCCCCGACGCAAATCCAGAAGCAGCTCGACACCAACCTCATCGGACCGATGAATGTCACGAGAGCCGTTCTTCCCGTCATGCGCAAAGCTCGCTCTGGACATATTATTTCAATCTCTTCGCTCGCCGGCATCGTCGGCCAAGACTTTTGCGTGGCGTATTCGGCTTCGAAATTCGGTCTTGAGGGCTGGATGGAATCTCTCCAGCTGGACGTCGCTCCATTCGGAATCCACACCACCATTGTCGAGCCCGGCTTCTTCCGGACCGAGCTGCTTGAGCCGGAGTCGACCATTTGGGCCGAGCTGAGCATTGACGATTACGCCAGCCGCACAGCCGCAACACGCTCCGGATGGGAAGCAATGAACGGGAAACAAAGCGGTGATCCTTCAAAGCTTGCCCATGCGCTGCTGACCATCGCCGGCGAGAAGCAGCCTCCGCTGCGCTGGATTGCCGGCGCGGATGCCGTCGCTGCTATTGAGCAAAAGGTGAATGAGCTCCAGAAGCAGATCGATGCTTATCGCGGGTTGTCCACATCTCTATCCTATGAGCAAGGGAATGAAAATCATCTGAACAGAGGAGACATCGATACCAATGACGGCAAAATACGAAGAAATAAGACATGGAGTCATCTTTCCCGCCGGAGAGAAAAATGA
- a CDS encoding DUF402 domain-containing protein: MKRKFSDRANWRRILRKSYTCLTLDGEDFRGLVTFYRIHDLREPLWKEYNGRRLCLADRGYLWMQHFPRGEHFVVTTMFDDKGKVVQWYIDICKTQGLTDQQVPWFDDLYLDIVVLPTGEVFLMDEDELEDAIRDGDVTRKEAAMARKTAGRLLAAIKNGRFRYFTLSLRHRKTLAERMGEVSES, from the coding sequence ATGAAACGAAAATTTTCGGATCGGGCCAACTGGCGGCGTATCCTGCGCAAAAGCTACACATGCCTGACGCTTGACGGAGAGGATTTCAGAGGGCTGGTCACGTTTTACCGGATTCACGACCTCCGGGAACCGCTCTGGAAGGAGTACAACGGACGGAGGCTCTGCCTGGCCGACCGGGGCTATCTTTGGATGCAGCATTTTCCCCGCGGCGAGCATTTCGTCGTCACGACCATGTTCGACGACAAGGGCAAGGTCGTGCAGTGGTACATCGACATCTGCAAGACGCAAGGCCTAACGGACCAGCAGGTTCCCTGGTTCGACGATCTTTATCTGGATATCGTCGTGCTTCCTACGGGAGAAGTGTTCCTGATGGACGAGGATGAGCTGGAGGATGCGATCCGCGACGGCGATGTGACGCGCAAGGAAGCGGCGATGGCGCGCAAGACGGCGGGAAGGCTGCTTGCCGCCATCAAGAACGGCCGCTTCCGCTACTTTACGCTCAGCCTGCGCCACCGCAAGACGCTGGCCGAACGGATGGGCGAGGTCAGCGAATCATGA
- a CDS encoding AAA family ATPase, which translates to MNGHAASGHQGARPSRQINVVLRSHETYGLGASSAAAQQQVDYPEPAGAARQAPAADPYAEIQKEMEHMVGMEGVKSLIYEIYALLLISQMRSEAGLSGGAQVYHMIFKGNPGTGKTTIARIVAKLFQKMGLLSKGHLIEVERADLVGEYIGHTAQKTRDLVKKALGGVLFVDEAYSLARGGEKDFGKEAIDTLVKAMEDYRSQFVLILAGYPLEIEHFLLTNPGLPSRFPIQIDFPDYSVDQLIQIAELMAKDRDYSLLPQTVFKLRSHLMQEKTATLYSFSNARYVRNLIEKSIRHQAVRLLNQYASASPGRQELMSIRPEDMRWEGKGKVPGELG; encoded by the coding sequence ATGAACGGACACGCCGCTTCGGGACATCAGGGCGCTAGGCCCTCCCGCCAAATAAATGTCGTGCTGCGAAGCCATGAGACGTACGGTCTCGGAGCATCCTCTGCAGCCGCCCAGCAGCAGGTCGATTATCCCGAGCCTGCGGGGGCGGCCAGGCAGGCCCCCGCTGCCGATCCATATGCCGAGATCCAAAAGGAAATGGAGCATATGGTCGGCATGGAAGGGGTCAAATCGCTGATCTATGAAATCTATGCCTTGCTTCTGATCAGCCAGATGCGCTCGGAAGCCGGGCTCTCTGGCGGAGCGCAAGTCTATCATATGATATTCAAGGGCAATCCCGGCACCGGAAAGACGACGATCGCCCGCATCGTCGCCAAGCTGTTCCAGAAGATGGGCCTGCTGTCCAAGGGACATCTGATCGAGGTCGAGCGGGCGGATCTGGTCGGCGAATATATCGGGCATACCGCTCAGAAAACCCGCGACCTCGTGAAGAAGGCGCTGGGAGGCGTCCTGTTCGTCGATGAAGCCTACAGCCTGGCAAGAGGCGGGGAGAAGGACTTCGGCAAGGAAGCGATCGATACGCTCGTCAAGGCGATGGAGGATTACCGCAGCCAGTTCGTCCTCATTCTGGCCGGCTACCCGCTCGAGATCGAGCATTTTCTCCTGACGAATCCCGGCCTGCCTTCGAGATTTCCGATCCAGATCGACTTTCCGGACTATTCGGTGGACCAGCTCATTCAGATCGCGGAGCTGATGGCCAAGGACCGGGACTATTCCTTGCTCCCGCAGACCGTCTTCAAGCTGAGGAGCCACCTGATGCAGGAAAAGACCGCTACGCTCTATTCCTTCAGCAATGCCCGTTATGTCCGCAATCTCATCGAAAAATCCATCCGCCACCAGGCCGTCAGGCTCCTCAACCAATATGCGTCGGCCAGTCCCGGCAGGCAGGAGCTCATGAGCATCCGTCCGGAGGACATGCGCTGGGAGGGGAAGGGCAAGGTGCCTGGTGAGCTCGGATAG